A region of the Microcystis aeruginosa FD4 genome:
AAATTCCTGTGGGATAGAGGGGGAAGATTTTTAATCTCTCATAATTAATTCCTTCTTCCTCGGCAACTTTGAAAAATAATTTTTCTACTGATTTAGCATCACTTAACCCTTGAATACTCAAATAACTATTAGGAACTGCCTTTAAAACTTGTAGCTGAAGTCGAATAGTTTCAGGGTTACGTTTAACCCCCGTTTGTACGGTTAAGTAATTAATTGCATCCTCTGGAATCCCTAAATCATCCCTTCGGAGAGAGGGAGAAGCAACCTCGACACCATCCACACAAATATAGGAATTAGGTAAGCGCCAAATTTTTTCTCGGTAATATTCCTGTGCAGCTGCTGGTAAAACGTAATTATCAGCAAGATAGTAATCAATTGCTGGAATTCCTGACGCGTCAAAACCTAACCAAGTCACTTGTATTGGTGCGGGTTTTAGTGCCATGACTTGACAAGTTGTGTTATTAGTGATGCTGTCTAAATCTACTAAAATATCAATGTTATCTTGACTAATTTTTTCAGCAATTAGCGGCGGATTAAAAGGTAAATTATAGCAGGCATTTACCCGATTTTTAAAATCATTTTCAGTGATAAGGTCTTCTTTTTGAGATACTAGGTATAAAGATACATGAAACTGGTTATAGTCATGATACTTCATTAACCATCTAGAGATTAATCCGATAGAATGATTATATAAAGTATGGGCAATATAGCCAATTTTAAGAACTTTTTTGGTATCTTTAATAGTCGATTTTTGCCAGGGATGACAGTTATACTTATTGCGAACATATTCCTGAAAAAGTTGACCAACACAATTATTAATATAACGGGTTTTTCTTGGGTTATCTTCTAGATAAACTAGAGGGGATAAAATTGTTAGGGATGGTTTATCCAATAATCTTGGACATTCTCGATTAGTGATACTTTTTTGCAAGGATTCTGTATATTCTTCAATATCTGCCTTAATATCGACCCAATTACCACTAAATAATTTAACATAAAGAGCAATAAAATCAGCGACAGCTTGAGAAGGCAACCCTTGACAACTTGTTTTTAATTGATTAGCTACTTGGATAGCAGCGGGAAAATCTCGATTATCAAAATAACATTGATAAAGTTCAGCTAACAGATAAATTTGCTCTGGTTCCACTGCTAAACAAGTATTAATAATATCAATAGCCAATGGTTTATTATTAATGGCTAGAGAAGTTACTTTAGCTTCTACTACTTTGATAAAAGTTTGTCGCTGACAGTTAGATTGAAATATTGCCTCTAAGTAAGGGACGGTTTCT
Encoded here:
- a CDS encoding O-linked N-acetylglucosamine transferase, SPINDLY family protein — encoded protein: MSWHSQVEPAIIQGDFWQVSQFYQELIEREPLEISHYWYLGLAYLLEAREEEAQTTWLFVLSQGDEQEMTAWTADLVNILDGEARRQLELGNLETSWLIRGHIREISPDNIDNLLRFILLAIDLNYFDQEQLKTWLFVDVLKTNDFQSLELSLLEEVLEKFLDSQIPETVPYLEAIFQSNCQRQTFIKVVEAKVTSLAINNKPLAIDIINTCLAVEPEQIYLLAELYQCYFDNRDFPAAIQVANQLKTSCQGLPSQAVADFIALYVKLFSGNWVDIKADIEEYTESLQKSITNRECPRLLDKPSLTILSPLVYLEDNPRKTRYINNCVGQLFQEYVRNKYNCHPWQKSTIKDTKKVLKIGYIAHTLYNHSIGLISRWLMKYHDYNQFHVSLYLVSQKEDLITENDFKNRVNACYNLPFNPPLIAEKISQDNIDILVDLDSITNNTTCQVMALKPAPIQVTWLGFDASGIPAIDYYLADNYVLPAAAQEYYREKIWRLPNSYICVDGVEVASPSLRRDDLGIPEDAINYLTVQTGVKRNPETIRLQLQVLKAVPNSYLSIQGLSDAKSVEKLFFKVAEEEGINYERLKIFPLYPTGIYRANLRIADVVLDTYPFTGGMTTLDVLWMGIPLVTKVGQQWSSRNSYTLMVNAGISEGIAWSDEEYIDWGIKLGKDEQLRRKVIAKLDESRKTSPIWNARQFTKNVESAYRQMWQIYCES